The Cucurbita pepo subsp. pepo cultivar mu-cu-16 chromosome LG05, ASM280686v2, whole genome shotgun sequence nucleotide sequence TCTCCTCTTCTCTCAGCCTCCTTACTTCATCTACTCGTTCATCTACTCTTCATCAAGGTGCTTCCTATGCGCATTGCTGTTTGCTGCATTTTCACCAGAGTCATAACTGCACTGTGCTAAGTGAATACATTTCAGAGAACTCCATTAGGACTTTCCTTCGGCAATTCTTCTCTCCATTTCCCACCTGACCATATTCCTATGGCTTTCAATCTCTGACTTCAGATCTCCTACTCCCTGTTATCTTAAATCCAAACGACTTGCTTCTCTGCCATTGTGTTAGTGCAGTTTCAGCTAATCAAAATTTATCCATATGTATATTGTTTGTGTTCCACTCTAAGGCGGGTTACATTGTATACGTTTTTGGTAAATAATACACATTCTCACACATTCTCAATaatagagagattttttttttcttttctgccGCATCAGCATcataattagtattttttttttggtaactAATGGTCTTGTTAACTCAGGAACTAAAAGGAAGCCTCACTGGAACCATAGTGGGGAAGTATATGATTTAGAAACTTAGAAACCAAAAGGATACTAAACTCAAGATTCCAGAACCAAAAGGGTTATTTTTCCCAAGAATTCTTGAATATTTAGGCAATAGAACCATAGTGGTTTGACCTACTGATGATTGAAGCAAGTTAATAAAGTTCTTTTTGCTATATTTTatagaaagaataaaaattgatgCTGCAGTCTGCACTACGGCTTCTTGGTGCAAATATTCTTCCATATTTcatcattaaatttataacttaTCCTCTTCATTATCTGGTTGAAGAACTTTTTTATACCTCGCTTGGATTGGGGTCCTTCCCCTCTGGCTCTGGTTCAtaatatcaatgaaattgtctcttttcaaggaaaaagaaaagaagtttaTGGAAGAGAAATTGTTCAAACTTCAGGGTGACCACTGACCACCTAGGATGTTAATAAGTTATTCCTAAATGTGATACAATCAAATTGATTGATACATGAAGTTAGTCATGTTGTGTGTGGTTTAAATACTcatgataaaatatatatatatatagatatagatactctgcaacatttttcttaaaacaaaatcaaacttgtattaaaatgaatgaaagagCAAGGAAGACATACAGAAACAAAggcaaaaaaatgaataaaagagCCTCGAGAACCAAATATACAATCATTATAAAAATTCTAAAGGGTTAGAAGCCTCTAGTTAATTTAAGGATTAAGAATTCTTGTTTTGAGGGAGCAGGgaagggtttagggtttatcaCCAAAAAAGTGCCCGAGGACTTCAGTAACAACCAAATAATCTGGGAAAAGCTCCTCCAGACATCTCAATGAAAGAGAACTCGAAAGAATGAGATGCAAACTCTTCTAGACCTGCTTTCACATAGATGATACACCACTATGGTCCAATAATTACAGAGAGAAGACCTCTCGATGAAGTTGATGATGTCAATACTAGCATAATAACAAGCTAAAAGAAATATCTACCCTATTCTTACGGATTTTGAACTTCAAAGCCTGACAAAGAAAGGGGTAAAAAAGTGAGtgagggaagctcgaaagtgACAGAAAAACAATTACATGAGAAAGTTCCTAAGGACTCAAGAGACAAACATCTATTCTTATGTCCATAAAAAGGCAAAGTCCATgataagaaagagaaggaagagcaTATTAATAATCTCCCTTGGATCAAGATTCTTGCATCCTGAAAGTTATGAAATCTCCCCAAAGTAAAGCACAAAGACAATACTGACAAATTTAACCAAAGAAAGATTATAAAGTTGAaggacaaaagaagaagaataaggcCATGTTCAATCCAATGGTCTCCTTTGGTGAGCTCGCTTTTTGTTTACCTTTGTACATTCTTTTATTGAAAAAGCTCATTGAGAAAGCTCggttttcttataaaaataaaaaataaaaaaacaaaaacaaaaacaaaggtAAAATGTCCTAACCAATCTTCCAATCCAAATCGTCTCGTCAAATTAATGTCCTGTTCATTAGAGTTGAGTTTTACTTGCCCATATTCACTTAAAATGATTCAAATGGAAAATGCCCTAGCCACTCGGGTGCAGGGGGAAGGTGGGGATTTAATTGATCAATGCAATAGAGGCTTTGGCTTGGGAAATATGGATAGAGAGGAACTATCAAACCTGAAATGAAACAGAATGTGATTGGGAGGAAGTCTCCGATTTGCTCAAGATACCATATTCTTCTTAGGTTACCATATTCTATCCTGTAGCGTCTTTTTCTGTTCTCTAATCTTAAAAAAGCTGGTTTAGGTATCAAACTTACACAGCACTACATCAACTCCTATTTTTcccaaattataaaatacaaaaacagaCCTACACCTTAAAGTTCTCACTCTGTATAAACCTGGGCATTGAACAAGAAGGCTCCATAGGAGGAAGAAGGCACACCATGAGATGTTAAAGATAAACAAAATGTCACCCACAAGCAATTGAAGAAAACATAatacacaaaataataaaccaaACATTCCCTCTCTAATTTATACACATCTATGAGGATTCATATAATAAGTAGAAGACCTTTTCTAGATATCTTCAAACATCATGTAAGAAGGACAACTTGGGGACAATCTGACACACAATTTCAAATACCAATTTGATAAGTAGCCACttattttgaaatgataaaGAACTCAATGAATTCTTACGTTGTGAATTTTCAGGGAGCTGATTTGAAGGGAATATCAAGAGCTCGACACCATCAAGGTTTCCTTTGAGTGCTAAATCATTCTTGATCATATGATCCAGTACATTTCTGTAATTTCTCTCATAACTAGAATCACAAAAAATACGGTCAAAAGAAAGATCAGAGACTTGCATGAAAGCCAAAGGAAAGATTATGAATGGAAAATGTTGAAAGTGACACCTGTGAATATCGCTTGCAAAGAAGTACAGAGCAATATTATCTTCTTTCACACCACAGTCATGAAATTGGGAGGGCCATGTGCTCAAGCGAGGTACTTCTTTCAAAGAAATATTGTGGGGAAGTCTGTTTGCCACTTCAATAACTTTTGATGATGCACAAGTTGACAGATGAGCCTGAATTCCATCACAAAAATCTGGAAGTTTCCCACCCCTATGCAACTCAAAACCACCCCttcaagaaaacaacaaaaggTAGTTTCAATGATTCGCAGTAGATGATAAAATCTATAGTAGTATGCTTTTAAAGAAAGAGACTGAAACAAATCAACCAAAATCAATGAGGAAACTCAAATGAGAATCTTACTGCCATATATATTCATACTCCGGTATCACTGACATCTTCAGCAAAAGTGAGGTTGTTGAACCACGACCCAACAACTCTTTCATCCTAACCTTTTCCCCAGGAATGGTAGTTGAAACTGTATCCTCCAATTTTGAAGGAACAGGAGCCTCAAGATTGAGCACGACAGATGGCTTAGAAATATTTGCAGCTGGTTGCCTATGAAAGCTAGTAGCAGAACTAGTGACAGTTGCCTTCCCTTCGTATGCTCTTTCAGCAGAAATCTCGTTTTTTAACttgtttgaaaatggaaattgatCTTGATGCACTGTATCACTATTTGAAACCGTGCTTGATGAGGAAACTTCATCAGATTGGTCACTaaattttctccttttatatatttcaggTCTTCTAAGCAATGCTGCTTGAATTGCGGCCTTCAACTTGTTCTCCTCACACGTCTCCTCTCTAGAGCTACTTGTATTATTATCAGCAACATAAGGACTACCACTAATACAAGAATCTGTAGCATGTTCAGTTCCTTTACATTTTTGACACTGACCACTTTTTGGACTAGTAGCAACAGTAGGCTTCGATAAATTTGCAGAACTCTCCCTATTCTTCTCATCTTGTCCTATCATTTCTCGTGACCTTCCATTATCACTATAAGACGGCCTCTCAACAGTTAAGGAACTGGATAATGGCTCCTCCTTGGGGCTAACATGATTTATCTTTTGATCAACAGAAGAACTGCAAATTCCATTAGTGGATAGGGCCCTAACTgtaaaaacaaatgaaaatattaactaaTGCCATTAGCGAAAAACATGCCTGTAAAACTTACAAAACTAGAAATTAGTGAGTAAGAGCATCAGGCCCAAAGAAGcaaatatgatattaattCTATCCAGCCATCAGAAACATCATACCTGGACTGAGTGGATTATCTACACCCTTATGAACTAGACTGCTTCTCAATTTGGAGTGAGTACTTGAGACTCCATCAGATTGCATAACTTTTTGATCTCGATTGTTGCTTACAGATGACAAATTGGTTTCATCACGCAATGAGAGCTTTTGATCAACCTTAGATGTTGAAACAGAACTTGTTGTAACTGAACTAATCCAGGAACGATCTACTTTTggtggatttttcctttctaataTACTCCTGTCCTTCACTTGTTTTATACCTTTAGGATCCTGGCCATGAGGAAACTTAGACGGTAACATTTTAACTTTTGATTCACCCATGACTACACGTCCAGAATTTGGAGTTTTAAATGATTGAGATTTTCCTAAAGCTCTGGCAGGCCCCTCCTTGACTTCAAGGAAGGTATGTTCTCTAGCACCCCTTGGCTTTTGGGGTATAAACTCATCAACAAGTTTGACCTTCGGTTTGGAATTTAAGGTGTTGAATGAATTAGACTTTAAAAGAGAACCTGTATGTTGAAACCAATAGGCAAATGCATAAACAATAAACAATCTGCACAAACATGAGGTAAAAATGTTGAAACTAAAAAACGGCCATATACGGTTGCTTATTTACCCTTGAGTGTCTGAAGTCTTGAACCAACAGATGGTGAGCGAGCCATTTCTGAAAGATCACTACTACATTGATCACCCAAACTCTTTGGTTGAGAAAAAGCCAGTTTCCCTTTATCTAAGCTTTTTGATGAAAAATCACGGGATAATCCAATACTCCTGCCAGGGCTGGATGCTTTTGTTGAACCTTTGTTAGTTTCAAGGACCTGTCTTTTTGCAGCTACAGATACATCAACATTTTCTACGTTCTTCTTGCCAAAGTTTCTCATACTTGAGCTATCTCTACTTACTCTTTTTCCCTCAGCATCTAAGCATTCAGTGTggcaataaaataaaagttgttAACGAGAATGTCCTTAAAATTGACATCTAATTTTCAGCATTTCTCTTACCAGAAACTTGGGTACTTGGACTGATGACGTTTGTCCTTCtcccttcatcttcttttttatagGAAAGGTTGCCATTCCCTTCAACATCTGAAAATTAATTGCACTATGAGATCATAATATGCTCCAAAAACATGGGCAAATTCTATgttcccttttcttcttaGTTACTACAGCTCCATAAACATAAATTACAAGGTCACCTTGCTTCtggatttccttttcttccgCAGACTTGCATTCTTCACACAGCCAGTCACCTTCAGGAACTTTATCAAGCCTTTCTCGCATGCAATAGCTGATACAAAGGAGTTGTTAGTACACTTCATCTTTGGTTTTACAAGAGTAAAAGCAATTAATGATACAAAAGTATGCCAAAgtataattgaaatgaaaggGCCACGTCCTTACGTGTGTTCTGCACCATCAGTGCACCTACTACATATAGCAAGTAAATCCTCACGACCAGCATCACCACAAATATCACAAACTTTGACCTGATTACCAATGGAAGTAAGAGAACAGCCAGagttcaaaatcaaactaaaacaCTTGAGGTaaagcaaataaaagaatttatgcAGTAAAACTTCTCAATAATACACAAGTAATGGTAAGAACACCGTGAGAGAGAGAATTCCAACAGCACCTGCACAAGCAGCCTTTCCCTGTACAAATCTATCCTAATATGTTACGGGCTTGGTCACATGATGACATCGACTAAGTTACTAACCCGATCCAGTGTTTACTTATATGGGGTCACCAATTAACCTTCGAGGCAAGAACCAGAGAAAAAGCAAACCAAAAGGAGAGGTAATTCAGACAGAAACTATAAAACACAATCAATCAGGAACAATGTAGTATCAATTTTCTCCATGTATATTTTGACTCAGAAGACTTGAACCAGAATCCAATCATATCTCGACTCTAAATCATAATCCTAGGGACCAATACTACatgaaaaacatttattacCAACTGACCCATACATTGTGAAATGAACCAACCAAAGGCTAGAATAGATGaaagataaaaggaaaagaattgTAGAGTTGCAAGTTCCATAGAGGAAATAAAAGGGGCTGCTTGataataaagaatttaatCCAACTCACATCATGCTCTACAATATCCGATTCATCACTCTCTGATCCAGATGCAGACTGCAAATAGGGCTCCTTCACATCAGATTTCCCAGACAAGTCCTTGAAATTTTCATCTTGCTCATCTTCATACTGATTTTTCACGTCTCCATCAGGAGGCTCACTTTTATCATCATGAATCTCTTTTTCTGACTTCAGTAAAATTTGTGAAGGAACCTTGGAATCATCACAAACCTTGTTGCATGTGTTGGTAACAGATTTTTCCCCATGAGGTGGAACACTAACGGCTTCTCTAGTCAAAGAGTCATTATGCACCATAGATGATTCTAATGGTTCTTCCTTCACACAAGTGGATGGATTCTGTTCAAAACCCATTTCAGATAATGGTTTACCACTTGGAGAAAGAGAGTGTAGAGCACGTTCGTCCGTAGACCTGTTGTGAACCTCTTTAGAAGCAGGAATCTCTGAAAAAGCTAATTTGGAGGAAAATACTACCTTGTCTGATCCTTCTCGACATAAACTACCCACTGAAGCAGAACCAtgtgataattttttattgtccATAATCTTCTGGTGAGAAACCACTGCCATATTTGCATTACTAGATCCACTAATGCATGAAGTGTTGTCATCATGGCCCTCTGCACCGATACTCTCATGCTTCTCCAAAACGGTTTGAACGGATGACTCAGAAGCAATATGTCCCTCTGCAACTATTCCACTATATAACTGTTTACGCATGTCAATGTCTATTGAAGTGTCATCCCAATTAGATGACCTTATAGTTGCCGTACTATCAGCATTTTCAGAAAAGGAATCGTGACCAGAGTTAACACTAAGTAGAGAGCTTGCACATGCTCTACTCTTCACGGAGGATATAGCATCAGCACCATTAGCAGAATACTGACTTGTAGAGTTAACATGACTGGTTTCATCAGAAAATTCTTCTGTCTTTGAAACTGTGTGTGCTCGTTGAAGATGCATACAAGATGAACAAGGTGCAGAGCACACATTACAAGTTCCAGACTCGCCTCTCATATGAACTGGCTGATTCATGAAGCAGTTGGTAAAGTTTTTACTTGACTGAGGTGATACCTAAAAAGATGAAGTAAGATTAGCTATACAGAACGTActcatttcctttcttttttagcaACTGTCAAACTAAACAAATATACAGCCAATCACCCTACCACATTGCTAGAATGGgaaatgaaaatcaatatAACAAATCACCAAAATCCAGTATCCCAAGGAATGAAATACCCAAAATGTGAACTTAGTGGCTAAGCAATAACATCGACTTTCTATAAACAGTTGATATTCAATACCATTGGAATGTTCTACATTTTccacaataaaaataaaacttaaaagggTACTATGCCATTGGAGATTAAGATATGCACTGgcaaaagaaatttatattaattaagtaCCATATAATGCAAATTACCCGGTTATCTCACCATATGTCTCTGAATTTCATTGTCAGCCTTCTCAATAGACCCTTGTGTGCGACAACTTTGTCTTAGATCTGGTGTAATCTAAAAAGCAAGCAGAAACGACATTAATAACCATCCTCCTACATTcagaagaaaccaaaaaaaaaaaaaaaaaaaaaaaaaaaaaaaccaccgCACAAAGAAACTGGAATCGACACCATTGCACGGATACCAGTGAAAGCAAGCAATAACCTCTCTTAAAAGCGGCAGCAAAAAGAATTATACAACAATAACTGCGACGTACAAacccagaaaaagaaaacgagaaaCATTCAGTTGGCCAAAAAGAACCCTAATTCTGAAagcacacacacaaaaaagcCAATCCCATAGCACCCAGACAGACTATTATCgcaaaaattgaagaaagcaAGCAACCAATC carries:
- the LOC111795829 gene encoding uncharacterized protein LOC111795829 isoform X2; the encoded protein is MRGGKLDSYHQLLPIVLLMAAKRKERAFDVLYDDVEPVFESEITPDLRQSCRTQGSIEKADNEIQRHMVSPQSSKNFTNCFMNQPVHMRGESGTCNVCSAPCSSCMHLQRAHTVSKTEEFSDETSHVNSTSQYSANGADAISSVKSRACASSLLSVNSGHDSFSENADSTATIRSSNWDDTSIDIDMRKQLYSGIVAEGHIASESSVQTVLEKHESIGAEGHDDNTSCISGSSNANMAVVSHQKIMDNKKLSHGSASVGSLCREGSDKVVFSSKLAFSEIPASKEVHNRSTDERALHSLSPSGKPLSEMGFEQNPSTCVKEEPLESSMVHNDSLTREAVSVPPHGEKSVTNTCNKVCDDSKVPSQILLKSEKEIHDDKSEPPDGDVKNQYEDEQDENFKDLSGKSDVKEPYLQSASGSESDESDIVEHDVKVCDICGDAGREDLLAICSRCTDGAEHTYCMRERLDKVPEGDWLCEECKSAEEKEIQKQDVEGNGNLSYKKEDEGRRTNVISPSTQVSDAEGKRVSRDSSSMRNFGKKNVENVDVSVAAKRQVLETNKGSTKASSPGRSIGLSRDFSSKSLDKGKLAFSQPKSLGDQCSSDLSEMARSPSVGSRLQTLKGSLLKSNSFNTLNSKPKVKLVDEFIPQKPRGAREHTFLEVKEGPARALGKSQSFKTPNSGRVVMGESKVKMLPSKFPHGQDPKGIKQVKDRSILERKNPPKVDRSWISSVTTSSVSTSKVDQKLSLRDETNLSSVSNNRDQKVMQSDGVSSTHSKLRSSLVHKGVDNPLSPVRALSTNGICSSSVDQKINHVSPKEEPLSSSLTVERPSYSDNGRSREMIGQDEKNRESSANLSKPTVATSPKSGQCQKCKGTEHATDSCISGSPYVADNNTSSSREETCEENKLKAAIQAALLRRPEIYKRRKFSDQSDEVSSSSTVSNSDTVHQDQFPFSNKLKNEISAERAYEGKATVTSSATSFHRQPAANISKPSVVLNLEAPVPSKLEDTVSTTIPGEKVRMKELLGRGSTTSLLLKMSVIPEYEYIWQGGFELHRGGKLPDFCDGIQAHLSTCASSKVIEVANRLPHNISLKEVPRLSTWPSQFHDCGVKEDNIALYFFASDIHSYERNYRNVLDHMIKNDLALKGNLDGVELLIFPSNQLPENSQHWNMLFFLWGVFRGKKVNCSDALKTSNIHSTEAVPLDKNFPDTTATKTDDVCLAKYVDEEIFACNSPKSGKASSLAGQTSDATRADGHKCETSVHQTQLNSLENSGHQVDQFVVPKASPLLSTSMEFCQGSTSSAPMKESGRSESIQGEQFEPSIQVKEIVGVNDTKNVKLDFGAAEDMPTLIKTIDDVKKTSTGEKFLDRLVCEGEKVTLQTVEGNSVSEGLLKRDLNTEGIHCLDSHLRKRQHIEIFESRAPVSSGASQCTSWDEVDCIVLDEEHVSKKTKTGFGKSYDNSCSSGGIISQSDAYVSPRNDIGPMFLFQKKGGDKVCDMNVIPEDFETAEKHFFPVESHQIEDHHLDLPSKPEDRYHDAVPNLELALGAETKLQKKSMIPFFMDLVDEKHNHCESSEKMIDGEEEEEDDSASLTLSLSFPFPEKQQSTKNVMKSEQLLPDRRHVNTSLILFGGLSEK
- the LOC111795829 gene encoding uncharacterized protein LOC111795829 isoform X6 encodes the protein MVSPQSSKNFTNCFMNQPVHMRGESGTCNVCSAPCSSCMHLQRAHTVSKTEEFSDETSHVNSTSQYSANGADAISSVKSRACASSLLSVNSGHDSFSENADSTATIRSSNWDDTSIDIDMRKQLYSGIVAEGHIASESSVQTVLEKHESIGAEGHDDNTSCISGSSNANMAVVSHQKIMDNKKLSHGSASVGSLCREGSDKVVFSSKLAFSEIPASKEVHNRSTDERALHSLSPSGKPLSEMGFEQNPSTCVKEEPLESSMVHNDSLTREAVSVPPHGEKSVTNTCNKVCDDSKVPSQILLKSEKEIHDDKSEPPDGDVKNQYEDEQDENFKDLSGKSDVKEPYLQSASGSESDESDIVEHDVKVCDICGDAGREDLLAICSRCTDGAEHTYCMRERLDKVPEGDWLCEECKSAEEKEIQKQDVEGNGNLSYKKEDEGRRTNVISPSTQVSDAEGKRVSRDSSSMRNFGKKNVENVDVSVAAKRQVLETNKGSTKASSPGRSIGLSRDFSSKSLDKGKLAFSQPKSLGDQCSSDLSEMARSPSVGSRLQTLKGSLLKSNSFNTLNSKPKVKLVDEFIPQKPRGAREHTFLEVKEGPARALGKSQSFKTPNSGRVVMGESKVKMLPSKFPHGQDPKGIKQVKDRSILERKNPPKVDRSWISSVTTSSVSTSKVDQKLSLRDETNLSSVSNNRDQKVMQSDGVSSTHSKLRSSLVHKGVDNPLSPVRALSTNGICSSSVDQKINHVSPKEEPLSSSLTVERPSYSDNGRSREMIGQDEKNRESSANLSKPTVATSPKSGQCQKCKGTEHATDSCISGSPYVADNNTSSSREETCEENKLKAAIQAALLRRPEIYKRRKFSDQSDEVSSSSTVSNSDTVHQDQFPFSNKLKNEISAERAYEGKATVTSSATSFHRQPAANISKPSVVLNLEAPVPSKLEDTVSTTIPGEKVRMKELLGRGSTTSLLLKMSVIPEYEYIWQGGFELHRGGKLPDFCDGIQAHLSTCASSKVIEVANRLPHNISLKEVPRLSTWPSQFHDCGVKEDNIALYFFASDIHSYERNYRNVLDHMIKNDLALKGNLDGVELLIFPSNQLPENSQHWNMLFFLWGVFRGKKVNCSDALKTSNIHSTEAVPLDKNFPDTTATKTDDVCLAKYVDEEIFACNSPKSGKASSLAGQTSDATRADGHKCETSVHQTQLNSLENSGHQVDQFVVPKASPLLSTSMEFCQGSTSSAPMKESGRSESIQGEQFEPSIQVKEIVGVNDTKNVKLDFGAAEDMPTLIKTIDDVKKTSTGEKFLDRLVCEGEKVTLQTVEGNSVSEGLLKRDLNTEGIHCLDSHLRKRQHIEIFESRAPVSSGASQCTSWDEVDCIVLDEEHVSKKTKTGFGKSYDNSCSSGGIISQSDAYVSPRNDIGPMFLFQKKGGDKVCDMNVIPEDFETAEKHFFPVESHQIEDHHLDLPSKPEDRYHDAVPNLELALGAETKLQKKSMIPFFMDLVDEKHNHCESSEKMIDGEEEEEDDSASLTLSLSFPFPEKQQSTKNVMKSEQLLPDRRHVNTSLILFGGLSEK
- the LOC111795829 gene encoding uncharacterized protein LOC111795829 isoform X5, whose translation is MQSFSILDLRQSCRTQGSIEKADNEIQRHMVSPQSSKNFTNCFMNQPVHMRGESGTCNVCSAPCSSCMHLQRAHTVSKTEEFSDETSHVNSTSQYSANGADAISSVKSRACASSLLSVNSGHDSFSENADSTATIRSSNWDDTSIDIDMRKQLYSGIVAEGHIASESSVQTVLEKHESIGAEGHDDNTSCISGSSNANMAVVSHQKIMDNKKLSHGSASVGSLCREGSDKVVFSSKLAFSEIPASKEVHNRSTDERALHSLSPSGKPLSEMGFEQNPSTCVKEEPLESSMVHNDSLTREAVSVPPHGEKSVTNTCNKVCDDSKVPSQILLKSEKEIHDDKSEPPDGDVKNQYEDEQDENFKDLSGKSDVKEPYLQSASGSESDESDIVEHDVKVCDICGDAGREDLLAICSRCTDGAEHTYCMRERLDKVPEGDWLCEECKSAEEKEIQKQDVEGNGNLSYKKEDEGRRTNVISPSTQVSDAEGKRVSRDSSSMRNFGKKNVENVDVSVAAKRQVLETNKGSTKASSPGRSIGLSRDFSSKSLDKGKLAFSQPKSLGDQCSSDLSEMARSPSVGSRLQTLKGSLLKSNSFNTLNSKPKVKLVDEFIPQKPRGAREHTFLEVKEGPARALGKSQSFKTPNSGRVVMGESKVKMLPSKFPHGQDPKGIKQVKDRSILERKNPPKVDRSWISSVTTSSVSTSKVDQKLSLRDETNLSSVSNNRDQKVMQSDGVSSTHSKLRSSLVHKGVDNPLSPVRALSTNGICSSSVDQKINHVSPKEEPLSSSLTVERPSYSDNGRSREMIGQDEKNRESSANLSKPTVATSPKSGQCQKCKGTEHATDSCISGSPYVADNNTSSSREETCEENKLKAAIQAALLRRPEIYKRRKFSDQSDEVSSSSTVSNSDTVHQDQFPFSNKLKNEISAERAYEGKATVTSSATSFHRQPAANISKPSVVLNLEAPVPSKLEDTVSTTIPGEKVRMKELLGRGSTTSLLLKMSVIPEYEYIWQGGFELHRGGKLPDFCDGIQAHLSTCASSKVIEVANRLPHNISLKEVPRLSTWPSQFHDCGVKEDNIALYFFASDIHSYERNYRNVLDHMIKNDLALKGNLDGVELLIFPSNQLPENSQHWNMLFFLWGVFRGKKVNCSDALKTSNIHSTEAVPLDKNFPDTTATKTDDVCLAKYVDEEIFACNSPKSGKASSLAGQTSDATRADGHKCETSVHQTQLNSLENSGHQVDQFVVPKASPLLSTSMEFCQGSTSSAPMKESGRSESIQGEQFEPSIQVKEIVGVNDTKNVKLDFGAAEDMPTLIKTIDDVKKTSTGEKFLDRLVCEGEKVTLQTVEGNSVSEGLLKRDLNTEGIHCLDSHLRKRQHIEIFESRAPVSSGASQCTSWDEVDCIVLDEEHVSKKTKTGFGKSYDNSCSSGGIISQSDAYVSPRNDIGPMFLFQKKGGDKVCDMNVIPEDFETAEKHFFPVESHQIEDHHLDLPSKPEDRYHDAVPNLELALGAETKLQKKSMIPFFMDLVDEKHNHCESSEKMIDGEEEEEDDSASLTLSLSFPFPEKQQSTKNVMKSEQLLPDRRHVNTSLILFGGLSEK
- the LOC111795829 gene encoding uncharacterized protein LOC111795829 isoform X7 gives rise to the protein MNQPVHMRGESGTCNVCSAPCSSCMHLQRAHTVSKTEEFSDETSHVNSTSQYSANGADAISSVKSRACASSLLSVNSGHDSFSENADSTATIRSSNWDDTSIDIDMRKQLYSGIVAEGHIASESSVQTVLEKHESIGAEGHDDNTSCISGSSNANMAVVSHQKIMDNKKLSHGSASVGSLCREGSDKVVFSSKLAFSEIPASKEVHNRSTDERALHSLSPSGKPLSEMGFEQNPSTCVKEEPLESSMVHNDSLTREAVSVPPHGEKSVTNTCNKVCDDSKVPSQILLKSEKEIHDDKSEPPDGDVKNQYEDEQDENFKDLSGKSDVKEPYLQSASGSESDESDIVEHDVKVCDICGDAGREDLLAICSRCTDGAEHTYCMRERLDKVPEGDWLCEECKSAEEKEIQKQDVEGNGNLSYKKEDEGRRTNVISPSTQVSDAEGKRVSRDSSSMRNFGKKNVENVDVSVAAKRQVLETNKGSTKASSPGRSIGLSRDFSSKSLDKGKLAFSQPKSLGDQCSSDLSEMARSPSVGSRLQTLKGSLLKSNSFNTLNSKPKVKLVDEFIPQKPRGAREHTFLEVKEGPARALGKSQSFKTPNSGRVVMGESKVKMLPSKFPHGQDPKGIKQVKDRSILERKNPPKVDRSWISSVTTSSVSTSKVDQKLSLRDETNLSSVSNNRDQKVMQSDGVSSTHSKLRSSLVHKGVDNPLSPVRALSTNGICSSSVDQKINHVSPKEEPLSSSLTVERPSYSDNGRSREMIGQDEKNRESSANLSKPTVATSPKSGQCQKCKGTEHATDSCISGSPYVADNNTSSSREETCEENKLKAAIQAALLRRPEIYKRRKFSDQSDEVSSSSTVSNSDTVHQDQFPFSNKLKNEISAERAYEGKATVTSSATSFHRQPAANISKPSVVLNLEAPVPSKLEDTVSTTIPGEKVRMKELLGRGSTTSLLLKMSVIPEYEYIWQGGFELHRGGKLPDFCDGIQAHLSTCASSKVIEVANRLPHNISLKEVPRLSTWPSQFHDCGVKEDNIALYFFASDIHSYERNYRNVLDHMIKNDLALKGNLDGVELLIFPSNQLPENSQHWNMLFFLWGVFRGKKVNCSDALKTSNIHSTEAVPLDKNFPDTTATKTDDVCLAKYVDEEIFACNSPKSGKASSLAGQTSDATRADGHKCETSVHQTQLNSLENSGHQVDQFVVPKASPLLSTSMEFCQGSTSSAPMKESGRSESIQGEQFEPSIQVKEIVGVNDTKNVKLDFGAAEDMPTLIKTIDDVKKTSTGEKFLDRLVCEGEKVTLQTVEGNSVSEGLLKRDLNTEGIHCLDSHLRKRQHIEIFESRAPVSSGASQCTSWDEVDCIVLDEEHVSKKTKTGFGKSYDNSCSSGGIISQSDAYVSPRNDIGPMFLFQKKGGDKVCDMNVIPEDFETAEKHFFPVESHQIEDHHLDLPSKPEDRYHDAVPNLELALGAETKLQKKSMIPFFMDLVDEKHNHCESSEKMIDGEEEEEDDSASLTLSLSFPFPEKQQSTKNVMKSEQLLPDRRHVNTSLILFGGLSEK